From the bacterium genome, the window AACGGCCCCGCCACTGGGTTTCACTCACACCGCCACGAACCCGGTCGTTGGGCCGCAGGCTGATCACCTGGGCGCCGGGATCGATCTGGAAGGTGAAATTATTGAAGAAGGTTCCGCCGAGCAGCCCGATCTGCATGCTGTCGCTGATCGACCCTCGAACCCCTTCGACACGGGCGTCGCCCACTTGCACCGAATCGAGGTTGACGATCGGATGACTCACCACGCCGTTGGCCGTCTGGTAGAGCGCGGTCGGGGTATCAGGGCCGACGAGGATACCTGCACTTCGCGCGACCGAAGCGGGAATCGTGACATCGCTGGCACCGGTATCCACGACGAACGGCGCCGTGACCCGGTCGTTCAACCGTACCATCACCATCATTGCGCCTTGCTGCTGCTCGTATCGAATGTGGACGAGCCCTCGACCTGACGGTTTGCGCGCTCTCCGGTGCGATGCAGCCGGTGCCCCCTTCGAATAGGTCTGCACGCGGCTCGGCGCAGCGGCATCCGCCTCTGTCCTGGCCGAGGGGCGTTGTCCCACGGGAACCTGGGAGAGATCCTGGGTGAAGTGGATCTGGCCCTGAGCATCGGTCCAGCGATAGATCTCCGCAGTGGCAGCACTGGCCAAGACGACCAGGGCAAGGAGAACCAGGGCGGGGCGCATTCCCATCGGATCGGCTTGCGGACCGACCGCCTTGACCGGCAGATGAGCAGCGCTTGGCATGCATTTTCGCGGGTGCAAACGCCGGATTGCGTTCCAGATGGAACGATCTGGGTTTCCGTTGGCTTGGCGCGGGATTGGCTGTGGACCCGCGCATCGGGTGAACCAGATGGAACGGCCCAGCGAGATTCCGGGAACTTCCCCTGCGGGGCCAAGACCGGAGAAACTCATGGTTTTCCGTGTAGTTGAGGCGGGTTTCGCGATCCGGCTCGAACTGGCACGGCCCTTGATAAGGAACTCCCCCGTGAACCCGCCCAAGACCCTTCTCCGGCCCGCCCCGAAACCCGATCGCGAAGTCGTGCTCGTCGTTGATGACGAACGGGGCCCCCAGGAATCGCTCCGGATGATCCTCCAGCCGAATTACGAGGTGCTGGTGGCGAGAAATGGCTCCGAGGCACTGCAACTGCTGCGCAGTCAGCCGGTCGACCTGGTGACCCTGGATCTCAGCATGCCGGGAATCCACGGCGAGGAGCTGATGCGACTGATGCGCCAGGAGTTCCCGGAAGTCGAGGTGGTGATCATCACGGGCCACGGCTCACTGGAGAACGCCACCCGCGCCATCCGCTATGGAGTCGCTGACTACCTGCAGAAGCCGTTCGATGTGGTCCAGGTGAGCGCGGCGGTCTTTCGCTGCCTCTCCCGCCGCCGGGGACGCACCCGGTTGGTGGGCTTCCTCTCTTCTCTGGGCGAGACGATCGGCTACCAGGATCAGATCGAATCCATCTTGGATCAGGCCAGCCAGGACCCTCGAATCGGACAGCGCATCGGTGCGCTTCTGGATCCAACAGAGGGAGAGTCTCGCGTCGCTGACAACTTGACCCGCTCACTCGAATGCCTCGAAGTCCTGGCGGACACGGTCGAGAATCAGAGCGGTTTCTTGCGCGGCCATGCGCGACGCACCGGCTTCTATGCCGGCATGCTCGCAGACCGTTTGAAGCTGTCGAGTGAACTTGTCGAACACGTTCGCATAGCCGGATTCCTCCATGATGTCGGCAAGATAGGCGTTCCCACCGAGCTCCTGACACGGCCCGGCGCGCTCGACCCGAAGGAGCGTGCGGCGCTGGAGAAGCACCCGGAGATCGGTGCAAAGCTGGTCGCGCCCCTGAATGTCCCCACCGATATCGTCGCTGCGATCAAGCACCACCACGAATGGTGGGACGGTCGGGGTTACGGCGACGGCCTGTTCGGCGAACAGATTCCGCTGTCGGCCCGCATCGTCGCCATCGCCGATGCGTTCGATGCCATGTCCTGCGATCGCCCCTACCGCGACGCCCTGGCTCCCGAAGTCGTGCGGCTCGAGATCGAACGCTACGCGGGCGTGCAGTTCGATCCGACCCTCGCCGACGAGTTCCTCGCGCTCCATGACACCTCGGAGGTGCCGCTCCAGGTGTTGGCCGAATCCACCAATCACCGGGAGGACGCGGCGGCATGAGCCCGAACCAGAGCCCTGAGATTCGAGAGGATCGGGTGAAGGCCGTCCAGTACTGCCGGTTTCCCCGTGTCTGTACCGAGCCGCAGTTGAAGACCGCGTTCACCCGCGACGTCTCCGCTTCGGGGCTATGTGTCCGGATCGAGGGCTCCGAGCCGGTCGGTGCCCTGCTGCGATTGATTCCGCGTGGAGTGGATGGAGAGCCGGAAATCGAACGGATCGGACGGGTCGCCTGGACGCGCCCGGCGGAGAACGGTGGGCGTTGGGTCGGGATCGCCTTGCTCGACCGTGAACGGCACGAGCCGACCCGTTGACGAGGATCCTCGGCCCCGACGCCGAGTAGGGCTCCGCCCCGCGCCAACGGCTATCCTCCTGACCCATGTTTGGAATCGGCATGCCCGAGCTCATCGTCATCCTGGTGGTGGCGCTGCTCGTCTTCGGCCCGGCCAAGCTCCCGGAACTGGCTCGCAGCCTGGGACGAGGCCTGAACGAGTTCCGCCGCGCTTCCACGGATATCCGGCAGAGCCTGATGGAAACCGAGAACGAGACCCGCGAGGCCATCAAGCCTCCGCCGCCCGTCCCGGCGAAATCGACTGCGGAGGCGCCTCCCGAAGTGCCGAAGGCCGAGGCCCCCGAGATCGAAGCCGCCGCGCCCGAGACGGCCGCCGCTCCGGTGCCCGAGAGCGATGACGCGAACCCGAAGGATGGGTGAGATTTCCTCCAACAATGGATGAGGCTCTCCCGCTTACCGAGCATCTTGCGGAGCTCCGCGGACGGCTCTTCAAGATCCTGCTCGCCTGGGCGCTCGGCTTTGCCGGCGCCTGGAATTTCAGCGAGCAGATCTTCAGCATTCTGCTCGAGCCCGCGACCCAGGCCCTGGGCGACGGCGGCAAGCTCCAGGCCATCGCGCCGACCGAGATCTTCTTCACCTATCTGAAGAGCGCATTGTTGGCGGGCTTCGTGTTCGCGTTGCCCGTGATCTTCTGGCAGATCTGGGCATTCATCGCGCCGGGCCTCTACCCCTCGGAGAAGAAGGTCGCGCTGCCCTTCGTCGTCTGCTCCACCCTGCTCTTCGCCGGCGGTGGTGCATTCGGCTACTTCGCCGTCTTCCCACTCGTCTACGAGTTCTTCGCGGGCTTCAGTAGCGACTTCGTCGAATCCGCCTGGACGATGAAGGAAGTCTTCTCTCTCACGACCCGCCTGCTGCTGGCTTTCGGAACGGGCTTCGAAATGCCCGTCGTCGTGTTCTTCGTCTCGGCTGCCGGCATCGTCGACCCGAGCCAGCTGATTGGCGGGCTCAAATACGCCGTGCTGGTCTCGTTCGTTTTCGCAGCGGTGCTGACGCCCCCGGACATCGTGAGCCAGGTGCTCCTCGCCGTACCGCTGATCGTCCTCTACCTGCTGGGTGTCGTCGTGGCGTACCTGTTCGCTCCCCGACGGAACAAAGACGCGGCCTGAGACGCCAACCATCCCCGAGGAACGAGAGAGCTGGGCGGGCCGACGGAAACGCGATCCGTTCGGACGATTCCTGCGGGATGCCATGCTAGGAAGAAGAGGGGTCGTCTCGATCGGTGCCGATTGAATCGAACTCCGTCACGTCCTGGCATGTCCCGACCAGGCGCGCGGGAATGCCGCTTTCGTTGCGCTCGACGCGAGCCGCCGTAAACAGCATCCGCTCGGACGCATCGGAACGAACGATGCGGAACGTCACCCACCGGGTGCCCTCGCCGGTGAGGGTCTGATCGAGCTGCTCGCGAACCTTCTGACGGTCCACGGGGTGAACGCGCTCGAAGAATCCCTCGTACGACGGTGGGTACGTGTGGCTCTCATCGAAGATCTCGTAGAGCTCGGGCGACCACCAGACGTCGCCTCCGATGAGGTCCCACTCATAGCTTCCGAACCTCGCCACGTGCTGGGCTTCGACCAGGCGGTCGCGCTCGGCCTGGATCTCACGGCGACCCTGCGCCAACAAGGTGATGTCCTGCAGGACGGTGACGATCCCACTCACCCTCCCGTCCGCAGAACGCTCCGGGTGTGTCTGCGCGAGCCAGGTGCAATCTCCGGGCCCCCCACCCGCAGGACGCCCACGGATCTCGAGCGTTGCGGAGGAACTTTCGCTGCGAGCCACATGACGGAGCTGCGGAATGAGTTGAGTCCGGAGATCATCCGGAAGGAGTTCCTCGACATTCGCGCCTACCTGGTCTGCGATGGGTATGCGACCCAACCTCGCGAACATGGGATTGATGTGAATGACGTTCAAGCTTGCGTCCATGAAACACAATCCAACCGCCGAATGCGCGTACAGGAGTTCGAGTTCCTTCAGGCGCTGAGCTGCCGTCTTCTCCGCCTCGCGCAGCTCCGTCACATCCTGGATGGCCGAGACGTGCCCGATCACCTCGCCGGTCTCGTCTCGAACCACATCCATACTCAACAGATAGACGTGCTCGGCCGTCGGATCGGACGGCGGGCGCGAGCGAACCTCCAGGTTGCGAATCGGCATCCCGCGCTCCATCAATTCGCGCAGGAAGGGCTCGGCGGCATCGGCGGTCTCCGGAGAGAGATCGCGGTAACTCCTGCCGATCATCTCCTCGATGGAGTAGCCATTCATATCCGCGAGGGCCTGATTGACGCACAAATAGCGAAGGTCGCAATCGACAAAGCTGAGGCCCACCGGGGAGTTGCGGTAGAGAGACTCGATTTCAGCGTAAGTCGAGCTGTCTTGCTCAGGCGCCGCAGCAGGCGCGTCCCGGGAATTGGAACTTGCCGTCACGCTTCGATGATTGCCCAGATCTGGAGCCTTGGCGAGCAAAAGCGCCTATCGGCAACTGGTACCCGGGTGGCGCCCGGAAGTGGCCCATGGAGAGTAGACTCGGGGCGTGGACAGCCTGATCGACACCCACGAGCTGGAACTGGCGCTCGAAGATCCCCGCCTACGGATCTTCGATGCAACCGTTCACTTCGCCACGGGCGAGAGCGGCCTCAGCGGCCGTGCCGACTGGGAGGCCGGACACATTCCGGGGTCGCGTTTCGTGGATCTGCTTGGCGAACTCTCCGATCCGGATTCCAACCTTCCTTACACACGGCCCTCGACCGGACGTCTCGAAGAAACTCTGGGGCAACTCGGGATCGGCGAAGACTCCCGCGTCGTCGTCTACGCTGCAGCCTCCGAAAACACGATGTGGGCAACGCGGCTCTGGTGGCTCTTGCGGGCGGCCGGGCTCGAGAATGTCGCGCTGCTGAACGGCGGTTTCACAAAGTGGAAAGCCGAAGGGCACCCGATTTCCACGGACCCCTGCGGATACCCGCCCACGCGCCCGTCGGTCAGGCCCGACGAATCCTGGTGGGCAACGAAGAATGAGGTTCGAGCCGCAATCGGAAGCGGCGCGGTCTGCACACTCAATTCCCTGCCTCGAAGCCTGCACACTGGCCAGGTCGAGATGGGCTATAGCCGCCCCGGCAGGATCGCCGGAAGCGACAACGCACCGTTCACCGGTGTGGTCGACCCGGAGACCGGTACGCTGCGCAGCGATTCCGAGCTACGCGAGCACTTTCGACCGGTAGGCGCACTCGAAAGAGAACGCGTAATCAGCTACTGCGGTGGCGGAATCGCTGCGACGCTGAACGGATTCGCCTTGCGCCGGCTCGGCCATCCGAACGTCGGCGTCTACGACGGATCGCTGAACGAATGGTCCCGCGACCCCGAGCTTCCGATGGAGACGGACGACGAGGGGAATGGACTGCCCTAGATCTCGAGCAACCGCTCAACGATGGCGTCCCTTGCAGCGGAGGCATCCACCGCCGTCGCCACCTCCATGGCTGCGCCAAGGCCGAGCGCAGCGGGCACCTCGATCGTGCGCAGGATTCCCTTCTCGATGGTCGGCACGACGCAAAGCTCCTCGAAATGAAGCGCGGAAGCGTCGAAAAGGGAGAGGATCGTCAGCGGATCGTGAAGGAAGGCCACATTGTCCGCAGCGAGCGTGCCGCCGATGCTGGTGAAGATCTTCCGCTGGAAGGGGGTCCAGCGACGGATTTGATCGGCGAGAACGCGCGGAAGAGGGCCGGAGCGCTCGGCCAGGCGCGCTAGATCCTGCTCACGCATCCACGTCTGAAGCGTGACATCCGCGCTGACGAGCCGGGTCTGGAAGCCGGCACCCAACACCATCACCGCCGCTTCAGGATCCGAGCAGAGGTTGTAGTCGATGCCCGGCTTGCAGAGATGCGAGCCGATCCGCACCTCGCGAATGTGGCCGCCCATGACGGTCAGGCGGGAAACCCGCGAGGGCAATTTGGGATCGAGGGCCAGAGCGTGGGCGAGATTCGTCAGGGGGCCGATCGCGACGAGCTCGATGCCGGGTGCCTCGCGAGCTGCACGCACGATGCGTTCCGCAGCAGGCTCGTCGGAGCGGATGGCATCGGGTCCTTCCGGATAGTCCTTCATCTCGATGTCGCGCCAGGCAAAGCGCTTCTTGCGGGCCAGGGCTTCCTGGGCGCCAACGCAGACCTCGACAGCTTCGAATCCAGCCAGGCCTAGCATCCTCGCAGCGGCCCAGGCACGACCCTCGGTATTGCCAGCGACAGTGGTCACGGCGACGAGGTCAATTTCCGTTCTTGCCGAGAAGAGCACGCCCATGGCAATTGCATCGTCGACGTCGGAGCCGATATCCGTATCGAGCAGCATCCTGTGCGTCATCTCACCTTCTCTTTTCTCTTCGGCGGCTTCATGTGCTCGCCGATGAAGCCCGTGTCGTAGCGCCCCTGCAAGAAGACCGGATGCTGGACCAGCTGTCGGTGGAATGCCAGGGATGTATGGATGCCTTCTACCTCGAACTCCTTCACGGCTCGGGCAAGGCGGGCGAGAGCTTCGGATCGGTCCCGCCCCCACACGACCAGCTTGGCCAGCATCGGGTCGTAGTGAATGGTCACTTGAGTGCCCACCTCGACACCACTGTCCACACGAACACCGGGCCCTTCTGGCTCGCGCCAGTGTTCGATCCGTCCGGGCGATGGAAGGAAACCCTTTTGCGGGTTCTCCGCATAGATACGCGCCTCGATCGCGTGGCCGTGGATGGCAACCTCATGCTGGCGGATCGTCAGTGGCTCGCCAGCGGCAATGCGGATCATCTCCTTCACGAGGTCCAACCCGGTGATCGCCTCGGTGATCGGGTGTTCCACCTGGATGCGGGTGTTCATCTCGAGGAAATGGAACTGGTCGTCCGCGTCGACCAGGAACTCGAACGTGCCGACGCTCTCGTAGCCGAGCGCCCGCGTCGCCGCGATGGCTGCCTCCCCCATGCGGGCGCGCAGCTCTTCCGTCATGTGCGGCGCCGGTGCCTCCTCCACCACCTTCTGATGACGCCGTTGAATCGAGCACTCCCGCTCGAAGCAATGCAACGTATTCCCATGGGCATCCGCCAGCACCTGGATCTCGATGTGCCGGGGCCTCTCCATCCACTTCTCGACATAGAGCCCCCCATCTCCAAAGGCGCTCTGCGATTCACTGCGGGCCCGGGGCAGCGCCTTGGCCAGATCGTCGGCGTCTTCTACCAACCGAAGCCCCTTGCCGCCGCCACCTGCGCTGGCCTTCACCATCACCGGGTAGCCGATCTCCGCACACCGGGCAGCGATCGAATCGTCCGTCAGTCGCTCCGTGGTGCCGGGAACGATCGGCACGCCGGCCGCCTGCATGGCCTGGCGCGCCTGCACCTTGTCACCCATCCGGCGCATGACGTCGCTGCTGGGGCCGATGAAGACGAGGTCCGCCTCAACGCATGCATCGGCGAAATCCGCGTTTTCGGAGAGAAAGCCGTAGCCGGGGTGGATCGCCTCCGCGCCACAATGCCTGGCGAGTTGGAGGATGCGCTCACCGTCGAGATAGGACTCCCGAGCCGGCGCGGGGCCACAGGGATGCGCCTCGTCGGCGAGGCGCACATGCGGCGCGCCCGCATCGGCCGCCGAGAAGATGGCCACGGTTCCCATGCCGAGTTCGCGGCAGGCCCTGATCACGCGGACAGCGATCTCTCCGCGATTGGCGACGAGGACCTTGGAGAAGATCGCCGGACTCGGCCTAGCTCTCGAGCGCCAGGAGCGAGAGCGTCGAGGCCCGAACCCGGGCGGCGACCGTCTCCGGCGCCTCTTCCACGATCCGCTCGTCCGGCTCGATCTTGAAGATCGTCTGACCCTTTGCCACGACCGAGGCATCCTGATCGGCCATGAGGTTCTTGGTGACGGTACCCGCGAAGGGCGCCAACACCTTGTTGAACATCTTCATCACCTCGATGACGAAGAGCGGTTGACCTTCCTCGAAGTGATCACCCTCATCGACGAGCAGGGGAAGATGCGGCGCCTCGCGGGCGTAGTAGGTGCCGCCCATCGGTGTAACGATCTCGTCTGCACTCGCCCGGGGCGGCGGCGAAAGGGCGCGCGTACAGAGAGCGCTTTCGTCGGCGTCGAGAAAGCGCGCCGGGAACGAAGGCACGAGGCTCTCATCGATGGAAATGTCGAGGAACTCCGAGCGCTGCCCAATGCGAGGCAAGAGGAGCAACATCTCGAGACCGACCTGGAAGCCCCGATGCGAAGCGATGCACGCATTCCAGAGCGCAGGATCGCCCCCGGAAAGCGCACTCTGTTCGTCCCCACTGAAGAGCGATTCCAGCTCCTGGAAGCTCGAAGCACCGGTACGCGTCTCGACCTCGGCGTAGAACGCCAAGGCAGCCGTGAGGATCTCCTGATCCTGCTGCCAGATCTTCTCGGAGGGTGACGCGCCAGGACGCTCTTCCATATCGAGGTAGTGATAGAGCCGGTCCAGGAAACGGATCGGATTGGCTTCGAAGCGCACACCGTCGGCATCCGCCTGCCACAGCTCGCCATCGAAGCGGCCCAGGAAACCTGCCAGCCCGTGGGGATCTCTCAGGAGCTCCACGAGCGGCCGCAGCAACAACGTCTGTTTGGCGGCGAGGATCCCACGGGCTTCGGCATCTTGCTGGGCCTTCGAAAGCTCGCGGGCAGCCAGGTCGAGATCGACATCGTTCACGACCCGCTGAAGTGCACCAACCGCCGCGAGGAAGGGCTGCATGAAGCCGGTGTTCGGCTCCGCCATGACGCCCCTGCCAAGGAACCATTGGACCAACCCGTAGTGCACGGAAAGATTGGTCTGAACGTCTTCGCCGCGAATCTCCATCCGGCGCAACACCTCAGCCATGCGCTCGTAGTTGTCGCGCCGGGTTTCGCCGTCGGTGAGCACCAGGGCCACGTTGGAATCGTAGGCGCCAGCCAGGTTGTACCAGATGAAGCTGCCGGTATCGGGGTTCGGCGTGCCGATGCCCTGGTCCCAGCGAATCTCGCCCGGCGAGGCCTCCGTCCAACTGCGGATCAAGCCGCCCGCATGCGGTTGGAGCGCCGCGTTCGTGGCATTGATCCGGACTTCGAGGCCCGAAACCGCGCGCGGCACACGCTCGGGCTTTGGCACCCGGGGGCCGTGGACAGCCAAGAGCACCATCGCCTCGATCAGTTCTTCGATGACGAAGGATTCAGAGGGGTCATCCGGATGACTGAACTTCAAGGCATAGGCGAGCTCGGTCACACCGTGCTCTACCTGGATGCGGGTGTTCATCTCCATGAAGAAATGATGGAAGCCCTCGACGATGCACTCGAAGGTCGAAACCGAATCGAGACCCGACGCTTCGCCGAAGGATGCACCCTCGTCTTCCATGCGGCCAAGGGTTTCCTTGTCCCCACGAAGGATCTCCGCCTTGCGGCCCGTCGCCTCCTTCAGCTCCGCATCGAGTAGCTCCTGGGTGAGCGATACCTCGAGCAGCTTCTGCTCGTGCATCTGCACCGAGCAATCCCGACCGCCCAGCGAAACGCACCATTGGCCATTCCCGATCAGCTGGATCTCGTTGTGACGGGTGCTCTCGATGTTCAGCTCGATCAGGAAGTTCCTGTTCGAGCCGGCCTCGACGACCTTCACCTCGGCGAGGACGTCCATCACCGCGGCCGCGACGTCCTCGGGCGCTCGTACGACGCGCTGACCCTTGCCGCCACCGCCCGCAATATGCTTGAAGCGGATGCGGTGGTTCGGGTAGTCGCTCCAGATCTCGCGGGCGAGCTGCTCCGCCTGGCTCTGCAGTTCGGCGATCGTCACAAGCTCGACGGTCGCAGCGTAACCTTCCTGAAGGAGCGCCTCGGCATTTTCCTCCGGAGTCTTGTCGTTGCTCCAGTCGAACGGGAGGCCGTGCTCGGCCGCCAACGCTTCGAGGCCAGCCTGGCCGTCGACCTTGCTGACGAGTGCACGGGCGGAGAGATCGTCCACACCGGGAATCACCGCGTTGCCGAGACCACGCGCAAGCTTCTTCGCCTCGTCCTTCGCCCCCGCACGCCGCACGACCTCGGAACTCGGGCCGATGAAACCGACACCCGCTCGTTCGAGCGCCGAGATGAACTCGGCATCCTCGGCCATGAAGCCGTAGCCGGCGAAGATATGCGTGTAGCCGTGGGCCTTGGCGATCTCGATGATCTCATCGATCCGCTCGAGCTTCTCTTCCTGCCCAACGCCCATGTAGTCCGGTACGCGGTGCACGTTGGCCGGGAAGCGCAGGCCGCGCAGCTCCGGTGCCAGACAGCGCGGGTAGACGACCGAATCCTTCTCGGAAAGCAGCATGCCGTACTCGCGAATGCCCATGCGATCGAAGATCTCGAAGGCTTCCTTGCGCACGGGTCCGCGGCAGACGACGAGGCACTTCACGTGCGCCAATGAGAACGAGCGAAGCCACTCGCTCTCACTCTCACTCTCGTGGAAGGGACGGATTTCCTGCTTGCGATCCAACATGAGCGTCTACTCGAACTCGCGCTGAGGCCCGGCCATCGGGGCCGGGGCATAGGTGCGCATCAGGAAGGCCAGGTTCTGGGCGAGCACCCGACGACTGGTTCCAGGCAGGACGATCCGGGAAACAGAGCCCAGCGAAAGCGCCTCCTTCGGATTCATCAGCTCGGCCTCGTACCGATCGCGCAACCCGGCCAGGCCGGCATCGCGCTCGGCCAGGGCCTCCTCTTCGTCGGCACCGCCGGCCACGGCCTTCTTGTAGGCGGCCTCGAATTCTCGCATCTCAGCCTTGTAGACGAACTCAGTGCCGCCGCCAGAACCCATCACTGCAATACGTGCATGAGGCATCGCGAACACCATGTCGGCA encodes:
- a CDS encoding DUF4124 domain-containing protein; the protein is MPSAAHLPVKAVGPQADPMGMRPALVLLALVVLASAATAEIYRWTDAQGQIHFTQDLSQVPVGQRPSARTEADAAAPSRVQTYSKGAPAASHRRARKPSGRGLVHIRYEQQQGAMMVMVRLNDRVTAPFVVDTGASDVTIPASVARSAGILVGPDTPTALYQTANGVVSHPIVNLDSVQVGDARVEGVRGSISDSMQIGLLGGTFFNNFTFQIDPGAQVISLRPNDRVRGGVSETQWRGRFAELNGKIETLEAYIADNHFFRESRREELAQRLAALEDSLEELDVAADRAGVPQGWRDG
- a CDS encoding response regulator, with product MNPPKTLLRPAPKPDREVVLVVDDERGPQESLRMILQPNYEVLVARNGSEALQLLRSQPVDLVTLDLSMPGIHGEELMRLMRQEFPEVEVVIITGHGSLENATRAIRYGVADYLQKPFDVVQVSAAVFRCLSRRRGRTRLVGFLSSLGETIGYQDQIESILDQASQDPRIGQRIGALLDPTEGESRVADNLTRSLECLEVLADTVENQSGFLRGHARRTGFYAGMLADRLKLSSELVEHVRIAGFLHDVGKIGVPTELLTRPGALDPKERAALEKHPEIGAKLVAPLNVPTDIVAAIKHHHEWWDGRGYGDGLFGEQIPLSARIVAIADAFDAMSCDRPYRDALAPEVVRLEIERYAGVQFDPTLADEFLALHDTSEVPLQVLAESTNHREDAAA
- the tatA gene encoding twin-arginine translocase TatA/TatE family subunit, whose translation is MFGIGMPELIVILVVALLVFGPAKLPELARSLGRGLNEFRRASTDIRQSLMETENETREAIKPPPPVPAKSTAEAPPEVPKAEAPEIEAAAPETAAAPVPESDDANPKDG
- the tatC gene encoding twin-arginine translocase subunit TatC, which gives rise to MDEALPLTEHLAELRGRLFKILLAWALGFAGAWNFSEQIFSILLEPATQALGDGGKLQAIAPTEIFFTYLKSALLAGFVFALPVIFWQIWAFIAPGLYPSEKKVALPFVVCSTLLFAGGGAFGYFAVFPLVYEFFAGFSSDFVESAWTMKEVFSLTTRLLLAFGTGFEMPVVVFFVSAAGIVDPSQLIGGLKYAVLVSFVFAAVLTPPDIVSQVLLAVPLIVLYLLGVVVAYLFAPRRNKDAA
- a CDS encoding PAS domain-containing protein yields the protein MTASSNSRDAPAAAPEQDSSTYAEIESLYRNSPVGLSFVDCDLRYLCVNQALADMNGYSIEEMIGRSYRDLSPETADAAEPFLRELMERGMPIRNLEVRSRPPSDPTAEHVYLLSMDVVRDETGEVIGHVSAIQDVTELREAEKTAAQRLKELELLYAHSAVGLCFMDASLNVIHINPMFARLGRIPIADQVGANVEELLPDDLRTQLIPQLRHVARSESSSATLEIRGRPAGGGPGDCTWLAQTHPERSADGRVSGIVTVLQDITLLAQGRREIQAERDRLVEAQHVARFGSYEWDLIGGDVWWSPELYEIFDESHTYPPSYEGFFERVHPVDRQKVREQLDQTLTGEGTRWVTFRIVRSDASERMLFTAARVERNESGIPARLVGTCQDVTEFDSIGTDRDDPSSS
- a CDS encoding sulfurtransferase → MDSLIDTHELELALEDPRLRIFDATVHFATGESGLSGRADWEAGHIPGSRFVDLLGELSDPDSNLPYTRPSTGRLEETLGQLGIGEDSRVVVYAAASENTMWATRLWWLLRAAGLENVALLNGGFTKWKAEGHPISTDPCGYPPTRPSVRPDESWWATKNEVRAAIGSGAVCTLNSLPRSLHTGQVEMGYSRPGRIAGSDNAPFTGVVDPETGTLRSDSELREHFRPVGALERERVISYCGGGIAATLNGFALRRLGHPNVGVYDGSLNEWSRDPELPMETDDEGNGLP
- a CDS encoding acetyl-CoA carboxylase biotin carboxylase subunit, which codes for MFSKVLVANRGEIAVRVIRACRELGMGTVAIFSAADAGAPHVRLADEAHPCGPAPARESYLDGERILQLARHCGAEAIHPGYGFLSENADFADACVEADLVFIGPSSDVMRRMGDKVQARQAMQAAGVPIVPGTTERLTDDSIAARCAEIGYPVMVKASAGGGGKGLRLVEDADDLAKALPRARSESQSAFGDGGLYVEKWMERPRHIEIQVLADAHGNTLHCFERECSIQRRHQKVVEEAPAPHMTEELRARMGEAAIAATRALGYESVGTFEFLVDADDQFHFLEMNTRIQVEHPITEAITGLDLVKEMIRIAAGEPLTIRQHEVAIHGHAIEARIYAENPQKGFLPSPGRIEHWREPEGPGVRVDSGVEVGTQVTIHYDPMLAKLVVWGRDRSEALARLARAVKEFEVEGIHTSLAFHRQLVQHPVFLQGRYDTGFIGEHMKPPKRKEKVR
- a CDS encoding biotin carboxylase, whose protein sequence is MLDRKQEIRPFHESESESEWLRSFSLAHVKCLVVCRGPVRKEAFEIFDRMGIREYGMLLSEKDSVVYPRCLAPELRGLRFPANVHRVPDYMGVGQEEKLERIDEIIEIAKAHGYTHIFAGYGFMAEDAEFISALERAGVGFIGPSSEVVRRAGAKDEAKKLARGLGNAVIPGVDDLSARALVSKVDGQAGLEALAAEHGLPFDWSNDKTPEENAEALLQEGYAATVELVTIAELQSQAEQLAREIWSDYPNHRIRFKHIAGGGGKGQRVVRAPEDVAAAVMDVLAEVKVVEAGSNRNFLIELNIESTRHNEIQLIGNGQWCVSLGGRDCSVQMHEQKLLEVSLTQELLDAELKEATGRKAEILRGDKETLGRMEDEGASFGEASGLDSVSTFECIVEGFHHFFMEMNTRIQVEHGVTELAYALKFSHPDDPSESFVIEELIEAMVLLAVHGPRVPKPERVPRAVSGLEVRINATNAALQPHAGGLIRSWTEASPGEIRWDQGIGTPNPDTGSFIWYNLAGAYDSNVALVLTDGETRRDNYERMAEVLRRMEIRGEDVQTNLSVHYGLVQWFLGRGVMAEPNTGFMQPFLAAVGALQRVVNDVDLDLAARELSKAQQDAEARGILAAKQTLLLRPLVELLRDPHGLAGFLGRFDGELWQADADGVRFEANPIRFLDRLYHYLDMEERPGASPSEKIWQQDQEILTAALAFYAEVETRTGASSFQELESLFSGDEQSALSGGDPALWNACIASHRGFQVGLEMLLLLPRIGQRSEFLDISIDESLVPSFPARFLDADESALCTRALSPPPRASADEIVTPMGGTYYAREAPHLPLLVDEGDHFEEGQPLFVIEVMKMFNKVLAPFAGTVTKNLMADQDASVVAKGQTIFKIEPDERIVEEAPETVAARVRASTLSLLALES